A DNA window from Acetonema longum DSM 6540 contains the following coding sequences:
- a CDS encoding threonine aldolase family protein, with the protein MRNVDLRSDTVTLPTPAMRQAMYQAEVGDDVYGEDPTVQKLENLGAQLMGKEAGLLVVSGTMGNQVSILAHTDRGDELICEAESHIFYYEVAGMAVIAGVQARQVTGRRGILSAEMIQQAIRPQDIHQPSSRLICLENSHNRAGGTCYTQSQLRDIQMVAAQNGIRVHMDGARIFNAAAAQKIPVGEIARCVDTVQFCLSKGLGAPMGSLVVGSREFIDKARRYRKMLGGGMRQAGIIAAAGIVALTTMADRLTEDHGHARILAEALANQGYSIDLAAVETNIVIFERQGDVPAFIAQLRQHGIQANQFGEHRVRMVTHYGIAREDIDYTVSILAKLAKR; encoded by the coding sequence ATGAGAAATGTGGATTTAAGAAGCGATACTGTTACCCTGCCGACTCCAGCCATGCGACAAGCCATGTATCAAGCCGAAGTAGGCGATGATGTATACGGGGAAGACCCAACGGTTCAAAAACTTGAAAATCTTGGTGCCCAATTGATGGGCAAAGAGGCGGGGCTCCTGGTGGTAAGCGGTACCATGGGAAATCAGGTGTCAATTCTGGCCCATACCGATCGGGGAGATGAACTCATTTGCGAAGCCGAGTCCCATATTTTTTATTATGAAGTGGCCGGCATGGCGGTCATCGCCGGTGTCCAGGCCAGACAAGTGACTGGCCGCCGGGGCATTTTATCGGCCGAGATGATTCAACAGGCCATCCGGCCCCAGGACATTCATCAACCTTCCTCCAGACTGATCTGTCTGGAGAACAGTCACAACCGCGCCGGCGGGACCTGCTATACTCAGTCACAGTTGCGTGATATTCAAATGGTGGCGGCCCAAAACGGCATCAGGGTACATATGGACGGCGCGCGCATATTTAATGCCGCGGCAGCTCAGAAAATTCCCGTGGGAGAAATCGCCCGCTGCGTGGATACGGTTCAGTTCTGTCTTTCGAAGGGACTGGGAGCGCCGATGGGTTCTTTAGTGGTGGGAAGCCGCGAATTTATTGACAAAGCCCGGCGTTACCGCAAAATGCTGGGTGGAGGCATGAGACAAGCGGGGATTATTGCCGCTGCCGGCATTGTGGCTCTGACCACCATGGCGGACCGGCTGACGGAAGATCACGGGCATGCCCGTATCCTGGCGGAAGCCCTTGCAAATCAGGGTTACTCTATCGACTTGGCTGCAGTGGAGACGAATATTGTGATCTTTGAACGTCAGGGCGATGTTCCGGCCTTTATCGCCCAATTGCGCCAGCATGGCATTCAGGCCAACCAGTTTGGCGAACATAGGGTTCGTATGGTAACCCACTACGGAATTGCCCGGGAGGATATTGATTATACTGTGTCGATTCTGGCCAAGCTTGCCAAAAGGTGA
- a CDS encoding replication-associated recombination protein A yields MDLFTEANRTDNEKGAPLASRMRPRNLSEFSGQKGILGPGKFLRQMIEAGSVPSMILFGPPGTGKTTLATLLADRVGADFVRVNAVASGTAEIRKLIDAAKERLALYRRRTILFIDEIHRFNKGQQDVLLPYVEDGSVTLIGATTENPYFEINSPLLSRMRVVRLRSLMAEDLVSILKSALTDKERGLGALSVAADEGILQAIAEFAAGDARSALNLLEQAAALAQDSPERKLTKDHLELIVGEMMQRYDKTGDQHYDVASAFIKSMRGSDPDAALHYLARMIAAGEDVRFIARRIVICASEDVGNADPMALVVASSGAQAVQLVGMPEAGLILSQMVAYIAAAPKSNAACVAIDKALQDVKTKDCGPVPAHLRDAHYRGASQLGHGVNYLYPHDFPGAYVHQQYLPDKLTGTIYYHPSNRGFESKMAEQLPAKNTVEKK; encoded by the coding sequence ATGGATTTATTTACTGAAGCCAACCGGACTGACAACGAAAAGGGAGCGCCTCTGGCCAGCAGGATGCGGCCCCGCAATCTGAGTGAATTTAGCGGACAAAAGGGAATTCTGGGGCCGGGGAAATTCTTGCGGCAAATGATCGAAGCCGGTTCGGTTCCCTCAATGATTCTGTTTGGTCCTCCCGGTACGGGCAAAACTACCCTGGCCACTCTCCTGGCTGACAGGGTAGGCGCCGATTTTGTCCGGGTCAATGCCGTTGCCAGCGGTACGGCTGAGATCCGCAAACTAATCGACGCGGCTAAAGAAAGGTTGGCCTTGTACCGACGGCGGACGATTCTGTTCATTGATGAAATCCATCGCTTTAATAAAGGGCAGCAGGATGTCTTACTGCCTTACGTGGAAGACGGCTCTGTCACACTTATCGGCGCCACCACCGAAAATCCTTATTTTGAAATTAACTCGCCCTTATTATCCCGGATGAGAGTGGTCCGCCTGCGGTCTCTGATGGCTGAAGATCTGGTCAGTATCCTGAAAAGCGCCTTGACGGATAAAGAACGGGGCCTTGGAGCCCTTTCCGTTGCCGCGGATGAGGGAATCCTGCAGGCCATCGCCGAATTTGCCGCCGGTGACGCGCGCTCGGCCTTAAACCTCTTAGAGCAAGCCGCTGCACTGGCCCAGGACAGTCCTGAAAGGAAATTAACCAAGGACCATCTGGAACTGATCGTCGGCGAGATGATGCAGCGGTATGATAAAACAGGCGATCAGCATTATGATGTGGCATCGGCTTTCATCAAAAGCATGCGGGGTTCAGACCCTGACGCAGCCCTGCATTATCTGGCACGCATGATTGCCGCCGGAGAAGACGTGCGGTTTATTGCCCGGCGCATCGTCATTTGCGCCTCTGAAGATGTGGGCAACGCCGACCCTATGGCCCTGGTAGTCGCCAGCAGCGGGGCTCAGGCTGTCCAGCTTGTCGGCATGCCGGAAGCCGGCTTGATCTTATCCCAAATGGTGGCCTACATTGCCGCCGCTCCTAAAAGCAACGCGGCTTGTGTGGCCATTGACAAAGCGCTGCAGGATGTGAAAACCAAAGACTGCGGTCCGGTTCCCGCTCACCTCCGGGATGCCCATTACCGGGGGGCAAGTCAATTGGGCCACGGTGTCAACTACCTCTATCCTCATGATTTTCCCGGTGCTTATGTCCACCAGCAGTATTTGCCGGATAAACTGACCGGAACGATTTATTACCATCCCAGCAACCGGGGCTTTGAAAGCAAAATGGCCGAACAATTGCCGGCTAAAAACACAGTGGAAAAAAAGTGA